In the Amblyraja radiata isolate CabotCenter1 chromosome 13, sAmbRad1.1.pri, whole genome shotgun sequence genome, one interval contains:
- the strit1 gene encoding sarcoplasmic/endoplasmic reticulum calcium ATPase regulator DWORF isoform X2: MVTTSFKPEAKIMGQFDQRYIVPALLLLGWIVGCSVVVYYVFS, translated from the exons ATGGTTACAACTTCATTCAAACCCGAAGCTAAAATAATGGGACAATTTG ATCAACGCTACATTGTTCCCGCCCTTCTCCTGCTTGGGTGGATCGTCGGGTGCTCCGTGGTAGTTTACTACGTCTTCTCCTGA